A part of Fusarium oxysporum Fo47 chromosome III, complete sequence genomic DNA contains:
- a CDS encoding MFS monocarboxylate transporter-like protein: MATWGSSWSRHQGAWLALFPASGLLNSTGIFQAWLLVNQLDDYSEPQIAWIFSTFAFLFFFGGIQAGPIFDRYGLKYLFPTGPCGLVVSLVWTNFWSLLPGGIGGLCYTLAFSRLSHQIGFPWTMRCFALITLLCFLASLPLLKTRLPANTTSRVVLDWKGFEDTRFTLTMMAIFILDWAVLVPPAYITTYASFYEHNDLSPNKLAILNSASTLGRCLPGFVADRLGRFNVMIICATLSNLSIFCLWLQARSSAAVVVSFAVAYDFFSGTAFSLTPVCVAQLCKTEEYATTYGTAYGVVSFATLAGVPISGFILGTSDGNHYTALVLFCGTAYAVSSLLFIFAKGTSQHWRLLSIS, translated from the exons ATGGCGACTTGGGGCTCAAGCTGGTCTCGA CACCAGGGGGCGTGGTTGGCTCTGTTTCCAGCCTCGGGTCTCCTCAACTCGACTGGCATCTTCCAAGCATGGCTCCTCGTCAACCAGCTTGACGACTATTCAGAGCCTCAAATCGCATGGATATTCAGCACATTcgcttttcttttcttctttggggGCATTCAGGCGG GTCCAATATTTGATCGGTATGGTCTCAAATACTTGTTCCCTACTGGACCATGTGGCTTGGTGGTCTCGCTGGTATGGACGAATTTCT GGTCTCTCCTACCTGGTGGTATCGGAGGCCTTTGCTATACCCTTGCATTTTCGCGTCTCTCACATCAAATCGGATTTCCCTGGACAATGCGATGCTTTGCGCTCATTACCTTGTTGTGTTTCCTAGCCAGTCTGCCCTTACTCAAGACACGGCTCCCAGCAAATACAACCTCGCGGGTTGTTCTCGACTGGAAGGGTTTTGAAGACACTAGGTTCACACTTACAATGATGGCAATATTTATTTTGGATTGGGCTGTTTTGGTGCCTCCAGCATACATCACCACATACGCCTCTTTCTATGAACACAATGACCTCTCTCCCAACAAACTAGCAATTCTCAACTCGGCATCTACCTTGGGACGTTGTCTACCTGGGTTTGTTGCCGATAGGCTCGGTCGATTCAACGTTATGATCATTTGCGCGACTCTCTCCAATTTATCAATCTTTTGTTTATGGCTTCAAGCGAGATCTAGCGCTGCCGTTGTCGTTTCCTTCGCTGTAGCCTATGACTTTTTCAGCGGCACCGCTTTCAGCTTGACGCCAGTATGTGTAGCTCAGCTCTGCAAAACAGAGGAATATGCCACAACGTATGGCACGGCCTATGGCGTGGTGAGCTTTGCCACATTGGCTGGAGTTCCCATCTCAGGGTTCATCTTAGGCACAAGTGACGGCAACCACTACACCGCCTTGGTTCTGTTCTGTGGCACAGCGTATGCAGTCTCgtctcttctttttatttttgCGAAGGGGACTAGTCAGCATTGGAGGCTCTTGTCTATATCCTAG